From Seriola aureovittata isolate HTS-2021-v1 ecotype China chromosome 16, ASM2101889v1, whole genome shotgun sequence, one genomic window encodes:
- the epb41a gene encoding protein 4.1 isoform X5 produces the protein MTTDEAESHQKKPRQQEEVGQDAGPPSPEEEQLRPRNRNSAGRGLSRLFSSFLKRRSQCESEGGEKEDKEEEEAKAPIADPEPELRTEGEVALDQHSVSSAEAQAVQVEKKEVEEEEEEEEEEEEGGKDEDNDKEKGEEAALEKEEDKEKEEEKESDPVGGSKGEEEKTTEEEEEAKAPRAPRRPKTMQVKVTLLDDTLYECELEKHAAGHELFMKVCDHLNLLEKDYYGLAIWETPTMKTWMDLTKEIRRQVQGANYSFTFNVKFYPPDPAQLSEDITRYYLCLQLRKDILQGRLPCSFVTLALLGSYALQSELGEYDPEVHASGYAKDMKMAQGQTKELEDKMMELHHTYRSMTPAQADLMFLENAKKLSMYGVDLHQAKDLDGVDIMLGVCSSGLMVYKDKLRINRFPWPKVLKVSYKRSSFFIKIRPSEVEQYESAIGFKLPNYKAAKKIWKVCVEHHTFFRLTSTEMATTPRKFLALGSKFRYSGRTQAQTRQASSLIDRPAPLFQRSSSKRNSRSLDGAMVSTPDNKSTRPVSAPVMSPVSPGEASPSPLLPALPRSDRHDGCTPKGHRSADRKAEVKKESQPAEYGKSHSPRPHATPEIKTVARRERRHSPSVTTANGEREKKSQHSPQDKTKTEVVRVRKKRAKKLEGETIYIRHSNLMLEDVDKTQTEIMRHHTSISELKRSFMESVPEPRPSEWDKRLSTNSPFRTASINGQLQPAGRMSPVVPAHRVVGGVSERGRQSLFGHKVRACSLSPVPGGPPPHRHDCLLEEDEEDSEVEWVDDDDEEEEEEEEEQAHGHTLRVAINMQDEERSSVNPCELNPARLTPSRMSFFLSGLLVMALTMLWLAFI, from the exons atgacaacagacGAGGCGGAGAGTCACCAGAAGAAGCCgaggcagcaggaggaagtCGGCCAGGACGCCGGGCCACCCtcaccagaggaggagcagctccGGCCTCGCAACCGTAACTCTGCCGGCCGTGGCCTCTCCcgcctcttctcctccttcttgaAGAGGCGCTCACAGTGTGAGAGCGaggggggagagaaggaggacaaggaagaggaggaagctaAAGCCCCCATCGCTGACCCAGAACCTGAactgaggacagagggagaggtcGCCCTGGATCAGCACTCAGTAAGCAGCGCTGAGGCTCAG GCCGTCCAGGTAGAGAAGAAAgaagtggaagaggaggaggaggaggaggaggaggaggaggagggtggaaaGGACGAAGACAACGacaaggagaaaggagaggaagctgccctggagaaggaggaggacaaggagaaggaggaggagaaggagtccGATCCTGTCGGAGGGAGtaagggagaggaggagaagacgacagaggaggaggaggaggccaaaGCTCCCAGAGCTCCACGCCGACCCAAGACCATGCAGGTCAAAGTCACCCTGCTCGACGACACTCTGTACGAGTGCGAGCTGGAG AAACATGCTGCAGGCCATGAGCTGTTCATGAAGGTGTGCGACCACCTCAACCTGCTGGAGAAGGACTACTACGGCCTGGCCATCTGGGAGACACCTACCATGAAG ACTTGGATGGACCTGACCAAGGAGATTCGCAGGCAGGTACAAG GTGCAAACTACAGTTTCACCTTCAATGTGAAGTTCTATCCGCCAGACCCAGCCCAGTTGTCTGAAGACATAACAAG GTACTACCTGTGTCTTCAGCTGCGGAAGGACATCCTGCAGGGACGCCTCCCCTGCTCCTTCGTCACCCTGGCCCTGCTGGGCTCCTACGCCCTGCAGTCGGAGCTGGGCGAGTACGACCCTGAGGTGCACGCCAGTGGATATGCTAAGGACATGAAAATGGCCCAGGGTCAGACCAAGGAGCTGGAGGACAAAATGATGGAGCTGCACCATACGTACAG GTCAATGACTCCAGCCCAGGCGGACCTGATGTTCCTGGAGAACGCCAAAAAGCTGTCTATGTACGGAGTGGACCTCCACCAGGCCAAG GATCTGGATGGTGTGGACATCATGCTGGGGGTTTGCTCCAGTGGTCTGATGGtttacaaagacaaactgaggaTCAACCGTTTCCCGTGGCCTAAAGTCCTCAAGGTCTCATACAAACGCAGCAGCTTCTTCATTAAAATCCGACCCTCTGAG GTGGAACAGTACGAGAGCGCAATCGGCTTCAAACTACCCAATTACAAGGCGGCCAAGAAGATATGGAAAGTGTGTGTAGAGCATCACACCTTCTTCAG ACTGACCTCCACTGAGATGGCCACCACCCCCAGGAAGTTCCTGGCGTTGGGCTCCAAGTTTCGCTACAGCGGTCGGACTCAGGCTCAGACCAGACAGGCCAGCTCTCTGATCGACCGACCGGCTCCTCTGTTCCAGCGCTCCTCCAGCAAGAGGAACTCACGCAGCCTAGATGGAG CCATGGTGTCCACCCCCGATAACAAATCCACTCGTCCGGTCAGCGCCCCCGTTATGTCCCCGGTGTCTCCTGGGGAGGCGTCCCCATCGCCACTGCTGCCCGCCCTGCCTCGCTCCGACCGCCATGACGGCTGCACACCTAAAGGTCACCGCTCTGCAGACAGGAAGGCGGAGGTAAAGAAGGAGAGTCAGCCAGCTGAGTACGGCAAGAGCCACAGCCCCAGACCGCACGCCACTCCAGAAATCAAG ACAGTGGCCAGGAGAGAGCGGAGGCACTCCCCCTCTGTGACCACCGCcaatggagaaagagagaaaaagagccaG CACTCTCCtcaggacaaaacaaagacGGAGGTGGTGCGAGTGAGGAAG AAAAGAGCTAAGAAACTTGAGGGTGAAACTATTTATATCAGACATAGCAATTTAATGTTGGAG GACGTGGATAAGACCCAGACTGAGATCATGCGTCACCACACTAGCATCAGCGAGCTGAAGAGGAGCTTCATGGAGTCGGTACCGGAGCCTCGGCCCAGTGAGTGGGACAAGCGTCTTTCCACCAACTCGCCGTTCCGCACGGCGAGCATCAACGGGCAGCTCCAACCAGCG gGGAGGATGTCCCCAGTTGTACCTGCACACAGAGTAGTTGGTGGCGTGTCTGAG CGAGGGAGGCAGTCTCTGTTCGGACACAAGGTAAGGGCATGTAGTTTGTCCCCGGTGCCAGGGGGGCCGCCGCCGCATAGACATGACTGTCTGctggaagaagatgaggaggacaGTGAGGTTGAGTgggttgatgatgatgatgaggaggaggaggaggaggaggaagaacaagCTCATGGTCACACTCTGAGGGTGGCTATCAATATGCaagatgaggagaggagctcGGTTAACCCGTGCGAGCTAAACCCAGCCAGGCTCACGCCCTCCCGGATGTCTTTCTTCCTGTCAGGGCTGTTGGTGATGGCCCTCACCATGCTGTGGCTGGCCTTCATTTAA